The following proteins are co-located in the Nocardia bhagyanarayanae genome:
- a CDS encoding VanW family protein: MNGGQTGNATWAGAWEENLPGQASGGTPGADGAAVGNAAWPENAGQAGNTTWSDSAGQSGGTAWPTDAGQPSRGEDAARAGQASNAAWSTNAGQPSHGEDVARAGQASNAAWSTNAGQPSHGEDVARAGQASNAAWLSTAGQRPPGEHVTHAGHAPHREDAANAEHATAFIRRDDAERAAYGEQGAANEHATAFFRRDDAERAAYGEHVARAEQAPHGVDVANAEHATAFIRRDDAERAAYGGHGAANQHATAVIGQADADRAAFGEHAAPNEHATAFIRRDDAERAAYGGHGAANEHATAVIGRTDADHAPYGGHPTDSEHATAIVPPADTENQQRWANARRPRPRPEPADSGPWWRTPAIRRAGIVAGAVIAVGGLGYAVDAVLSSGDVPRGVVVAGIDIGGMDVDEADAKLRTTLDGRAGQELPLQIGDVRAELIPSAAGLAVDWQGTWDRIGGQPINPFARVISFFGTREVSVASTVDDAALDRQLAALRVHDRPTVEGTIQFQNGKPVAVPPVPGRVLDMPAARNALIDHWIEGGTLELPVVPAPLTVRPEAVQSALHEIAEPAVRGDVVFTGKGGDATLTPEQIATVLSFAPDGHGGLAANYDLNAATAILAPQLAQSEVEAKDATFAVTGGAPRVVPAVVGDKINWPKTLEQLPTLLAASQQRSTPAVYEKVEPKLTTEAAQGLGIIEQMGAFTTSGFSGPSGVNIRTVANKVNGAVVRPGETFSLNEFTGPRGTAEGYVESGIIDHGRPSTAVGGGISQFATTLYNAAYFAGLEDAGHTEHSYYISRYPAAREATVFDGAIDLKFRNNTQSGVYIETFATGSEITVRLWGTKTVDVESITGEKTKPTEPNTITLPKGKDCIASEGAPGFTITDTRVITDRKTGREVSRATRTVKYDPIPVVKCE; encoded by the coding sequence ATGAACGGTGGGCAGACGGGCAATGCCACGTGGGCGGGCGCTTGGGAGGAGAACCTTCCCGGCCAGGCCAGCGGCGGCACGCCGGGCGCCGATGGCGCGGCCGTGGGCAATGCCGCGTGGCCGGAGAACGCCGGGCAGGCGGGTAATACAACGTGGTCGGACAGTGCCGGGCAGTCGGGCGGTACGGCGTGGCCGACTGACGCCGGACAGCCGTCCCGTGGCGAGGATGCGGCCCGCGCCGGGCAGGCGAGCAATGCGGCGTGGTCGACCAACGCCGGACAGCCGTCCCATGGCGAGGACGTGGCCCGCGCCGGGCAGGCGAGCAATGCGGCGTGGTCGACCAACGCCGGACAGCCGTCCCATGGCGAGGACGTGGCCCGCGCCGGGCAGGCGAGCAATGCGGCGTGGTTGAGCACCGCCGGACAGCGGCCCCCCGGCGAGCATGTGACCCACGCCGGGCACGCGCCGCATCGCGAAGATGCCGCGAACGCCGAGCACGCGACCGCCTTCATCCGGAGGGACGATGCGGAGCGCGCCGCGTACGGCGAGCAAGGGGCGGCCAACGAGCACGCGACCGCCTTCTTCCGTAGGGACGACGCTGAGCGCGCGGCTTATGGCGAGCATGTAGCCCGCGCCGAGCAGGCGCCGCATGGCGTAGATGTCGCGAATGCCGAACACGCGACCGCCTTCATCCGCAGGGACGATGCCGAGCGCGCGGCCTACGGCGGGCACGGGGCGGCCAACCAGCACGCGACCGCCGTCATCGGTCAGGCAGACGCGGACCGCGCGGCCTTTGGCGAGCATGCGGCACCCAACGAACACGCGACCGCCTTCATCCGCAGGGACGATGCGGAGCGCGCGGCCTACGGCGGGCACGGGGCGGCCAACGAGCACGCGACCGCCGTCATCGGTCGGACCGATGCCGACCATGCGCCCTATGGCGGGCACCCCACAGACTCCGAACACGCGACAGCGATCGTCCCCCCTGCCGACACCGAGAACCAACAGCGCTGGGCGAACGCGCGCAGACCCAGGCCGAGACCGGAGCCCGCCGATTCCGGGCCGTGGTGGCGGACCCCCGCCATCCGTCGCGCCGGAATCGTCGCGGGAGCCGTGATCGCCGTCGGTGGCCTCGGCTACGCCGTGGACGCCGTGCTCTCCTCCGGGGACGTGCCGCGCGGTGTGGTCGTCGCCGGAATCGATATCGGGGGGATGGACGTCGATGAAGCCGACGCCAAACTCCGCACCACCCTCGACGGGCGGGCCGGTCAGGAACTGCCATTGCAGATCGGCGACGTGCGAGCCGAGCTCATCCCCTCCGCCGCGGGCCTGGCCGTCGACTGGCAGGGCACCTGGGATCGCATCGGCGGCCAGCCGATCAACCCCTTCGCCCGCGTGATCTCCTTCTTCGGCACCCGCGAGGTCTCGGTCGCGAGCACCGTGGACGACGCCGCGCTGGACCGTCAGCTCGCCGCGCTGCGCGTGCACGATCGCCCCACTGTCGAGGGCACCATTCAGTTCCAGAACGGCAAGCCGGTCGCCGTCCCGCCCGTGCCCGGCCGCGTGCTCGACATGCCCGCCGCGCGAAACGCGTTGATCGACCACTGGATCGAGGGTGGCACCCTCGAATTACCCGTTGTCCCAGCACCTCTCACCGTCCGACCCGAGGCCGTACAGAGTGCGCTACACGAGATCGCCGAACCCGCCGTGCGCGGCGACGTGGTGTTCACGGGTAAGGGCGGCGACGCCACCCTCACCCCCGAACAGATCGCGACCGTCCTGAGTTTCGCTCCCGACGGCCACGGCGGTCTCGCCGCGAACTACGACCTGAACGCCGCGACCGCCATCCTCGCCCCGCAGCTCGCGCAATCCGAGGTGGAGGCCAAGGACGCGACCTTCGCCGTGACCGGCGGAGCGCCACGGGTCGTGCCCGCCGTGGTCGGCGACAAGATCAACTGGCCGAAGACCCTCGAACAGCTGCCCACGCTGCTCGCCGCATCCCAGCAGCGCAGCACGCCCGCCGTCTACGAGAAGGTCGAGCCCAAGCTCACCACCGAGGCCGCGCAGGGTCTCGGAATCATCGAACAGATGGGCGCGTTCACCACCAGCGGCTTCAGCGGACCATCCGGCGTCAACATCCGCACCGTGGCCAACAAGGTCAACGGCGCCGTCGTCCGTCCCGGAGAAACGTTCTCGCTCAACGAATTCACCGGCCCGCGCGGCACCGCGGAAGGCTACGTCGAATCCGGCATCATCGACCACGGCCGCCCCAGCACCGCCGTCGGCGGCGGCATCAGCCAATTCGCCACGACCCTCTACAACGCCGCCTACTTCGCCGGACTCGAAGACGCGGGCCACACCGAACACAGCTACTACATCTCCCGCTACCCGGCCGCGCGCGAAGCCACCGTCTTCGACGGCGCCATCGACCTCAAATTCCGCAACAACACCCAAAGCGGCGTCTACATCGAGACTTTCGCCACCGGCTCGGAGATCACCGTCCGCCTCTGGGGCACCAAGACGGTCGACGTCGAATCCATCACCGGGGAGAAGACCAAGCCCACCGAACCCAACACCATCACCCTGCCGAAGGGTAAGGACTGCATCGCGTCCGAAGGCGCGCCGGGATTCACCATTACCGATACGCGAGTGATCACCGACCGCAAGACCGGGCGCGAGGTCTCCCGTGCGACCCGCACGGTGAAGTACGACCCCATTCCGGTCGTGAAGTGCGAGTGA
- a CDS encoding helix-turn-helix domain-containing protein, translating into MGAKETASEINRAVGNELRAARARRDLTRQQLAELTGLAVSTIQRFENGERSPDMQQLHALCEALSIPMREFVTLALKDIERPER; encoded by the coding sequence ATGGGTGCGAAAGAGACGGCTTCGGAAATCAACCGTGCGGTGGGAAACGAGCTTCGAGCCGCGCGGGCACGGCGGGACCTGACCAGACAACAGCTGGCCGAGTTGACCGGCCTCGCGGTCAGCACGATTCAGCGATTCGAGAACGGTGAGCGTTCACCGGACATGCAGCAACTGCACGCCCTGTGTGAAGCGTTGAGCATTCCGATGCGGGAGTTCGTCACGCTGGCGCTGAAGGACATCGAGCGCCCCGAGAGGTGA